A single window of Zootoca vivipara chromosome 17, rZooViv1.1, whole genome shotgun sequence DNA harbors:
- the LOC118075884 gene encoding immunoglobulin superfamily member 11-like produces MPSHFAWGKERVSGAVKVSVVADSIQVVQGGSALLPCSFRTTAPLNHLNIIWTIIPSADPNRPQQVLAYEQGEVVESISQYTGRVGFAFSPTKSATIILNDTRSSDSGRYQCSVMNPPDAATPNIGVIQLTVFVPPSRPMCSSEGDSEEGGSLQFSCTVDEGMPTPTFTWEKIPPDAQPLMMSFEDGKRALLTLQNLTTQASGLYRCTASNMLGSTSCVLELRVHVTSHGTTSLAVGISLVFTMGLVLMTLFALVLWLHHQSVEKQRELEQDNARKKHRTDSFTLGRLIVVKNPSGANPAASPVTKPLWIFTSSTPNTTYAHREWRPEQGNLSQATLPGGPRQPWGRWRSNSLSEEQGSSSGRPNSMSSPPLQEET; encoded by the exons ATGCCTTCGCACTTCgcctgggggaaggagagag tctcagGGGCTGTGAAGGTCTCCGTGGTAGCTGATAGCATCCAGGTTGTGCAGGGAGGGAGTGCCCTCCTGCCATGCTCTTTCCGCACCACAGCACCCTTGAACCACCTCAATATCATATGGACCATCATTCCATCTGCGGACCCCAACCGCCCTCAGCAG GTCCTTGCCTATGAGCAAGGTGAGGTGGTGGAGAGCATCTCCCAGTACACAGGCCGGGTGGGCTTTGCTTTCTCGCCCACCAAGAGTGCCACCATCATCTTGAACGACACACGGAGCTCGGACAGTGGCAGGTACCAGTGCAGCGTGATGAACCCTCCAGACGCTGCCACGCCCAACATCGGGGTCATCCAGCTCACTGTTTTTG TGCCTCCCTCTCGTCCCATGTGCTCCAGCGAGGGCGACAGCGAGGAGGGCGGAAGCCTCCAGTTCTCGTGCACCGTGGATGAAGGGATGCCCACCCCCACGTTCACCTGGGAGAAGATCCCACCAGATGCGCAACCTCTGATGATGAGTTTTGAAG ATGGCAAGCGTGCCCTCCTGACCTTGCAAAACCTGACGACGCAGGCCTCGGGCCTTTACCGCTGCACGGCCTCCAACATGCTGGGCTCCACCTCCTGCGTCCTGGAGCTGCGTGTTCACGTCA CCTCACATGGCACCACCTCCCTCGCAGTGGGGATCAGCCTCGTGTTCACGATGGGCCTGGTGCTGATGACGCTGTTTGCACTGGTGTTGTGGCTGCACCATCAGAGCGTGGAGAAGCAGAGAGAGCTGGAACAGGACAATGCACGCAAAAAGCACAG gacagACAGCTTCACATTGGGGCGCCTGATCGTTGTAAAGAATCCTTCTGGAGCCAACCCTGCGGCCAGCCCCGTCACCAAGCCCCTCTGGATCTTCACCAGCTCCACTCCCAACACCACCTATGCTCATCGTGAATGGAGGCCCGAGCAGGGGAACCTCAGCCAGGCCACACTTCCAGGTGGCCCACGGCAACCCTGGGGGAGATGGAGAAGCAACAGCCTCTCTGAGGAGCAGGGGTCTTCGTCCGGAA GACCAAACTCAATGTCCTCTCCACCGCTGCAAGAGGAGACTTGA
- the USF1 gene encoding upstream stimulatory factor 1 isoform X3 — translation MKGQQKAVETEEGTVQIQEGAVATGEDPTSVAIASIQSAATFPDPNIKYVFRTENGGTQLMYRVIQVAEGQLDGQTEGTGAISGYPATQSMTQAVIQGAFTSEDAVETEAATTETHYTYYPATAVADTSTSAGAGTTATAVVTTQNSDALLGQATPTGTGQFFVMMSPQEVLQSGTQRSIAPRTHPYSPKSEAPRTTRDEKRRAQHNEVERRRRDKINNWIVQLSKIIPDCSMENTKSGQSKGGILSKACDYIQELRQSNIRLSEELQGLDQLQMDNEVLRQQVEDLKNKNLVLRAQLRQHGVEVIIKDSH, via the exons atgaaggg ACAGCAGAAAGCAGTAGAGACGGAAGAGGGCACTGTGCAAATCCAGGAAG GGGCAGTGGCGACAGGTGAAGATCCCACCAGTGTGGCCATTGCTAGCATTCAATCAGCTGCTACCTTCCCTGATCCCAACATCAAATACGTCTTCCGGACAGAAAATGGGGGCACTCAG CTGATGTACAGGGTGATTCAGGTAGCCGAAGGGCAGCTGGATGGGCAGACGGAGGGCACCGGGGCCATCAGCGGTTATCCTGCAACACAGTCCATGACACAG gctgtCATCCAGGGCGCATTCACCAGTGAAGATGCCGTCGAGACAGAAGCTGCGACCACAGAGACGCACTACACGTACTACCCTGCCACTGCAGTGGCTGACACCAGCACGTCTGCCGGGGCAGGGACCACAGCCACAGCTGTGGTGACGACCCAGAACTCGGATGCCCTGCTGGGGCAAGCGACGCCAACTGGCACAG GGCAGTTTTTTGTCATGATGTCGCCACAGGAGGTTCTGCAAAGTGGGACACAGAGGTCCATTGCACCCAGGACTCACCCTTACTCACC GAAGTCTGAAGCCCCACGAACAACCCGAGATGAGAAACGTCGGGCGCAGCACAATGAAG TGGAGCGCAGGCGCAGGGACAAGATCAACAACTGGATTGTGCAGCTGTCTAAGATTATCCCTGACTGTTCCATGGAGAACACCAAATCTGGACAG AGCAAAGGAGGCATCCTCTCCAAAGCTTGTGACTACATCCAGGAGTTGCGGCAGAGCAACATCCGTCTCTCTGAGGAGCTGCAGGGCTTGGACCAGCTACAGATGGACAATGAGGTCTTGCGGCAGCAG GTTGAAGACCTGAAAAACAAGAACCTGGTTTTGCGAGCGCAGCTGCGGCAGCACGGCGTGGAGGTCATCATCAAGGACAGCCACTGA
- the USF1 gene encoding upstream stimulatory factor 1 isoform X2, with translation MKGQQKAVETEEGTVQIQEVATGEDPTSVAIASIQSAATFPDPNIKYVFRTENGGTQLMYRVIQVAEGQLDGQTEGTGAISGYPATQSMTQAVIQGAFTSEDAVETEAATTETHYTYYPATAVADTSTSAGAGTTATAVVTTQNSDALLGQATPTGTGQFFVMMSPQEVLQSGTQRSIAPRTHPYSPKSEAPRTTRDEKRRAQHNEVERRRRDKINNWIVQLSKIIPDCSMENTKSGQLNQSLSLQSKGGILSKACDYIQELRQSNIRLSEELQGLDQLQMDNEVLRQQVEDLKNKNLVLRAQLRQHGVEVIIKDSH, from the exons atgaaggg ACAGCAGAAAGCAGTAGAGACGGAAGAGGGCACTGTGCAAATCCAGGAAG TGGCGACAGGTGAAGATCCCACCAGTGTGGCCATTGCTAGCATTCAATCAGCTGCTACCTTCCCTGATCCCAACATCAAATACGTCTTCCGGACAGAAAATGGGGGCACTCAG CTGATGTACAGGGTGATTCAGGTAGCCGAAGGGCAGCTGGATGGGCAGACGGAGGGCACCGGGGCCATCAGCGGTTATCCTGCAACACAGTCCATGACACAG gctgtCATCCAGGGCGCATTCACCAGTGAAGATGCCGTCGAGACAGAAGCTGCGACCACAGAGACGCACTACACGTACTACCCTGCCACTGCAGTGGCTGACACCAGCACGTCTGCCGGGGCAGGGACCACAGCCACAGCTGTGGTGACGACCCAGAACTCGGATGCCCTGCTGGGGCAAGCGACGCCAACTGGCACAG GGCAGTTTTTTGTCATGATGTCGCCACAGGAGGTTCTGCAAAGTGGGACACAGAGGTCCATTGCACCCAGGACTCACCCTTACTCACC GAAGTCTGAAGCCCCACGAACAACCCGAGATGAGAAACGTCGGGCGCAGCACAATGAAG TGGAGCGCAGGCGCAGGGACAAGATCAACAACTGGATTGTGCAGCTGTCTAAGATTATCCCTGACTGTTCCATGGAGAACACCAAATCTGGACAG CTCAATCAATCGCTTTCACTGCAGAGCAAAGGAGGCATCCTCTCCAAAGCTTGTGACTACATCCAGGAGTTGCGGCAGAGCAACATCCGTCTCTCTGAGGAGCTGCAGGGCTTGGACCAGCTACAGATGGACAATGAGGTCTTGCGGCAGCAG GTTGAAGACCTGAAAAACAAGAACCTGGTTTTGCGAGCGCAGCTGCGGCAGCACGGCGTGGAGGTCATCATCAAGGACAGCCACTGA
- the USF1 gene encoding upstream stimulatory factor 1 isoform X1 — protein MKGQQKAVETEEGTVQIQEGAVATGEDPTSVAIASIQSAATFPDPNIKYVFRTENGGTQLMYRVIQVAEGQLDGQTEGTGAISGYPATQSMTQAVIQGAFTSEDAVETEAATTETHYTYYPATAVADTSTSAGAGTTATAVVTTQNSDALLGQATPTGTGQFFVMMSPQEVLQSGTQRSIAPRTHPYSPKSEAPRTTRDEKRRAQHNEVERRRRDKINNWIVQLSKIIPDCSMENTKSGQLNQSLSLQSKGGILSKACDYIQELRQSNIRLSEELQGLDQLQMDNEVLRQQVEDLKNKNLVLRAQLRQHGVEVIIKDSH, from the exons atgaaggg ACAGCAGAAAGCAGTAGAGACGGAAGAGGGCACTGTGCAAATCCAGGAAG GGGCAGTGGCGACAGGTGAAGATCCCACCAGTGTGGCCATTGCTAGCATTCAATCAGCTGCTACCTTCCCTGATCCCAACATCAAATACGTCTTCCGGACAGAAAATGGGGGCACTCAG CTGATGTACAGGGTGATTCAGGTAGCCGAAGGGCAGCTGGATGGGCAGACGGAGGGCACCGGGGCCATCAGCGGTTATCCTGCAACACAGTCCATGACACAG gctgtCATCCAGGGCGCATTCACCAGTGAAGATGCCGTCGAGACAGAAGCTGCGACCACAGAGACGCACTACACGTACTACCCTGCCACTGCAGTGGCTGACACCAGCACGTCTGCCGGGGCAGGGACCACAGCCACAGCTGTGGTGACGACCCAGAACTCGGATGCCCTGCTGGGGCAAGCGACGCCAACTGGCACAG GGCAGTTTTTTGTCATGATGTCGCCACAGGAGGTTCTGCAAAGTGGGACACAGAGGTCCATTGCACCCAGGACTCACCCTTACTCACC GAAGTCTGAAGCCCCACGAACAACCCGAGATGAGAAACGTCGGGCGCAGCACAATGAAG TGGAGCGCAGGCGCAGGGACAAGATCAACAACTGGATTGTGCAGCTGTCTAAGATTATCCCTGACTGTTCCATGGAGAACACCAAATCTGGACAG CTCAATCAATCGCTTTCACTGCAGAGCAAAGGAGGCATCCTCTCCAAAGCTTGTGACTACATCCAGGAGTTGCGGCAGAGCAACATCCGTCTCTCTGAGGAGCTGCAGGGCTTGGACCAGCTACAGATGGACAATGAGGTCTTGCGGCAGCAG GTTGAAGACCTGAAAAACAAGAACCTGGTTTTGCGAGCGCAGCTGCGGCAGCACGGCGTGGAGGTCATCATCAAGGACAGCCACTGA